The Trichomycterus rosablanca isolate fTriRos1 chromosome 6, fTriRos1.hap1, whole genome shotgun sequence DNA segment CTATTACAAGACATATGTCTTGTTAAAACTTTATGAAAATGTACTGATAGCTCATCTTTTCCATGTACAGTATGTCAACGTCAATCATGCTCTAgatcttcattagtggtcagtTTCTAACCGCTGAACCTTATTGGGCTGGAGGTTTTTGGTTGGCTGACTATTCTCACCTCTGCAGTGACATTAAGTGGCTTAACAACCCCAGCAAAGCTGCCATGCCCAATAAATGagtaccagcacagcacacaatTTCTGAGAATCAACCACTACCTAAGGCACTGGTTCTGTGGtgaatcttttccatttaataGATGGAGTAGAGCTGAACTGACCTTCTATATGATAGATGGTTAACAACTGTGCATAGCAACAGCTAAACTACAACCAGTAACCTACAAAAAGCACCCATATGGAAGGTCTACTTAAAAATGCAATATTTGCaatcttatttatttctattaaatCACTCCATGCCCACAACAGACCATGAGGCCTTAGTTGGCCTTAGTGTTAACTATTTACCCACCTGCTGTGCGATCCAGAAGGCAATAGTCTGGTGAGTTTTCTACAAACACCAGCTCATTCTTGGTTGTTCCTTTAAAGTTCTTGTCTGCAGCCATAAACCCTGTACCATCCTGGTTCATCGTGACCTCCACTGCTGTGTTGTACTTTTTCCTCAGGTAGTCTCCGGTGCGACGAAAATCAGACATAGCAAGCCAACATGTCCGCAAAGTGCAGGAACCACTGACTCCATGACACTTGCATTCTAGCTTCATGAAGCGCTTCACTGCCTAAAAGCAAATGATGGTCAATTGATGATCATTGAACAATTCTTCACGCCAAGTAAAGGAACGAAATTAGATCTTTATCTTggagggcaagctgtagcctagtagttaaggtaataggctagtaatcggaaggttgcaggttgcccaaccactgccaggttgctgttgttgggcccttgagcacgccccttaaccctcaatcgctcagactgtatactgtaactgtaatgtaggtTGCACCCAATAGAATCATAGACATTTTATTGGCTACAAACCTTAGTTTGTATTGAACTTTTTTCTGGGATGGTCCTTACCATTCGTCCACAGCGGTTGTTGTGAAGGTTCATGAGTGCTCGGGCATCTTTGACCATCCTCTCCCTGGCATCCACAAACGCCTTAGCAAACCTAATGCCGTAGTTGACATTGTCGCTGCAGCCACCCCAGTCGAAGTCGCCCATTTCATCACTAGCTCGTCCTCTCTTCTGGGTGTCACAGGTGCACATCTTGAGCTCCCCCTGGCTGCAGGCTTTGGTGATGGCATACACAACACCAGCAGAGGAGATTGCATACACAAATGCTGCCTCACGGCTGCCTGCCAAGGTTGAGCGAAAAAAGTATGTTCTTATCAGCTTTGGATgacaaaaaatgcaaaaatgcaataattaaTGCTTTTTCATTAACTTTTATTTTGCTTGCCATTTATCAATGTGGTAGTGTGATATGGACCATAAAGTAATCATTCACTGAGGCTTAACATTTTTGGCTTGCTAGGCCTGTTCGAGTGTAAGAGGCCACCCTGGAGTTTCCTACCCTCAGACTGATTCAGACCAGTGCTCCCTCACCTTCAGTGTCGGGATGACTGCATTCACAGCCTTGAGGTGTGTTTTCTTCCTGCCACAGAGAGCATGATGACCCCTATTCCCCTCATTATTCATCCTCCCGCTTATGCACTTAGCCAAAACAGAGGGTAATATGTCAAAGTTAGCAGCTTTGTCTGTCTGCCAGAGTCATCTTCACAAATATTTACATCTCctattactgtttatatatcaGCCGTGCTGATTCTACCCGCTCTGTACTTGTATTTGGAGGatatcctctctctctctctatctctgtTTCTCATTCTCTTTCCTTCTTTGACTTCCTAACATTTTAGATAACTAAAGGGTCCTGGCTCTTTATCTCCAGCTTGTTTTGGTAAAGCCTGTTAATcagtaatacattttatatccCTGGATATATATAGACTATTTATACCATTGTCATTCGTGTCCATTAAAGTGCTATGACAGCACAAGGTAAGTAAAGATAGAACATACTGCGGAGCATGACACGACCAAAGACAGTGTGGTCACGTTCCAGGGTGCTGCAGTTCCACCTATGGTGCTGGAACTGGTGCTGACACTCCTGAATCCACTCTTTGGCTCCATCTCCAATTGATTGCATCAGGTCTGGGTGTCTCTGGCACAACTGTCGCTGCTTGTTGACCAGACCTGGAATGTTGTCACATATGACCCGGGCACCAAGTGCACCAATGTACCTGCAGAAAGGAAAAACCACAAGTGGGTCTACTGATCTTCCTTATTCTTCTCTACTGGATAACAGTGTGTGGACTTTCTTTGCACCTAAAATGCTTTTCTAAAGatcttcatcctgatcagagtAGGGGTGGTtctagaaacactgggcacaagtcaATTCTAACAAGAATTTAAGACAagaacacagaaacaccctggatacAGCACCACTGTACCACAGGGCATCACACcctcactcacttactgacACAAGTACTTACATCTAGGGACATTAATTTACCAACTGCCAAACCTTAAGTTGCTTTGGCAAACTAAAATGTACCTTGCTCTTCTGTCTTGTGTCACTGGCTGTCACACAACACTAAAGGTATTCAATTGCTATTTAATTTTTCtacaaacattcattcattgtctgttttaccactgctttatcctatttagagTTGCGGTAAGTCTGATTCTTTGGACAAGAGGCAGGAAACAGCCTGGACAGGtcacagtacatcacagggcaaacaaacatacacacacacacacacacacacacacacacacacacctagggggactttagtaactccaattaacctgactgcatgtctttggactgtggaaggaaacccacacagacacagcaaaaacatgcaaactccagacagaaaggacccagatcactccacctgggaatcaaaccttggaccttcttggtgtgaggcgacagtgctacccacccagtcACCCCCCTATAAACATCACTTTTAAATGTATCACTCCACATCagtaattctttttaaaatctctTTGCCTTATCTTGATTTTGTGTTGCATATTTTAGACACAGACTAAAACGGTAGCAGGTGAGGTTTCCTGCTGATCACTctacaataaaaaacagtatACAGGTGCACCACTATCCCTGTGCCAGCTTAACCTTTTCCAGGTCCTTTGCTGTTATATGGGGGTTTTGCTTTGTCTTTTTGACTAGCATGTAAGCAGTTTTCTTTaggagatttttttaaatgtggatCTTGCCTGGCCTTTCACAAATCCTTTCTATTTGACATTTTGACAGTGGAAATTACATTTGATCTATTATTACAGCCTTCCTCAGCTTTGTAATGCTTGAAGAGTTA contains these protein-coding regions:
- the wnt2ba gene encoding wingless-type MMTV integration site family, member 2Ba; its protein translation is MFTPSVDSSWWYIGALGARVICDNIPGLVNKQRQLCQRHPDLMQSIGDGAKEWIQECQHQFQHHRWNCSTLERDHTVFGRVMLRSSREAAFVYAISSAGVVYAITKACSQGELKMCTCDTQKRGRASDEMGDFDWGGCSDNVNYGIRFAKAFVDARERMVKDARALMNLHNNRCGRMAVKRFMKLECKCHGVSGSCTLRTCWLAMSDFRRTGDYLRKKYNTAVEVTMNQDGTGFMAADKNFKGTTKNELVFVENSPDYCLLDRTAGSLGTAGRVCNKSSKGMDGCEVMCCGRGYDTTRVRRVTKCECKFKWCCAVECRDCEDTVDIHTCKPHKRPDWLDLT